Below is a genomic region from Actinomadura sp. NAK00032.
TGCGCGGCGTCCAGCGCCCCTTCCCGACGAGGGCGTCGAACGCGGCGTGCAGGCGCGGCGTGTTGGCGGCGGCCACGAACGGCGGCTGCGCGTGGTCCGGACGCGCCGCGACGGTGCGCGGCCACGTGGCGGGGTCGGCGGGGTCGGCGCCGAGGTCACGCCAGATGATCTCCCGGCACTCGGCCGCGGCCTCGCCGGGGAACGCGCCCTCGATGCGGACGAACCCGTCCTCGACGAAGGCGTCCGCCTGTGCTGGGTCGAGCATGATCACACGATGCCCGGTGAGTCCCCGCCGCAGCCAGCCGTTTTCCGCCGAGCGGCCCTCGTGAAGCAGATCACAAGGGCGGAGCTGTCACAACCGGACGGGCTGTCACGTCAATGTGGTGTACGCGCGGAGACCTGAAGGAGATCACCATGGAGCCTCGCCTCAACCTCTACGGCGTTGCCGGAATGCCCAAGTTCATGAAGTACCTGCAGTCGGCGGCCAAGATCGTCACGGACTCGGGGCTGCCGGCCGCGACGGCGCACCTGGTGGAGATCCGGGCCAGCCAGATCAACGGCTGCGGCTTCTGCGTCGACATGCACACCAAGGAGGCCGCGCACCACGGGGAGTCGCAGCTGCGCATCAACATGGTCGCCGCCTGGCGCGAGGCCACCGTCTTCACCGAGGCCGAGAAGGCCGCGCTGGAGCTGACCGAGGAGGGCACGCGCATCGCCGACGGCCCGGGCGTCAGCGACCAGGCGTGGGACAACGCCGCCAAGCACTACGACGAGGACCAGCTCGGCGCCCTGGTCGCCCTCATCGCGATGATCAACACCTGGAACCGGCTGAACGTCATCACCCGGCAGCCCGCCGGCGACTACGTGGCCGGTTCGTTCGGCTGATCCGAGCCCACCCCCGGCAAGGCCCCGTCGGCCGGCGCGACCGGCGGGGCCTTCGCCGTTCCGGCCCTCCCGGCGAATCACACCGTGGTAGGCATTCCGGATGGGTTCGGCGATGACTCACGAGCAACTGCTGGAGACCTTCGGGGCGGACGGGGCGCTGCGGCTGCCCGAATCCGGCGTGGCGCACGAGCCGACGCGGCGGTGGCTCGCCGACGTCGGGCTCCCACGGAACGCGGCTGACCTGCTGCTGGACGCCGCGTCCGGCCTCCGCACCGCTGGCGACGTCTCGCCCAAGCCGCTCCCTGAGGGCGTCAGGACGATGCTGGTCCTCGGGACGGTGACCGAGCAGGGCGGCACCGTGCTGCTGGACGGGACGACCGGGGAGGTGTTCGAGTGCTTCCTCGGCATCTCCGACCCCGAACTACTTGCCCCGGACCTGCCGTCGCTGGTGCGGCTCTGCGCCGCCGCGACGCGGATGCACCGTGATGAGGGCGAGTTCGCGCGGTTCGCCGGACGGCACGGCCCTGCGGTGGCCGCCGATCTGACCCGCCTCCTGCTCCGGGTGATCCGCGAGACCGACCCGAGGCTCCTCGACGTCTCCGACCGGATCTCCGCCCACTGGCGGGTCGTCGCCCACATCTCCCCGCTGGGCCGCGTCGCCGGGCCGGGCGAGGGTCTCGCGCTCGACCTCCCTGAGGGTCTTCTGGCGGAGGCGCTCGACAAGGACGACCACTGCCTCTACGACGACGCCGACCTCCCCGGCACGCTCACCCACGAGCCCACGCGGCGCTTCCTGCGCGAGCACGGCCTGGCGGACATGAACTACTGCATGTGGGACAGGCCCGCGCTGACCCTCGCCGACTATCTCCGCAGCCAGCGCGACGACTACCCCGACTACATCGCCGACTACTTCCACGGCCACTTCCTCGACGACGGCGAGACGCTGCCCGACTCCGTCGGCGACCTGGTCAGGCTCGGGTGGGTCGGCGACGGGATCGACCTCGTCCTGGACGGCGCCACCGGCCGCGTCCTCGGCTGGTTCGTCGCGGAGGCCCGGCCCCACCCGATCAACGCCGACATCTCGACGGTCGCCTTCGCGCAATGGCTGATCCGCCAGGTCCAGCTGCTCGACCCCGTCCACGACCTGATCCAGGCCGAGGCCGCGCTCGTCGCGAACCTGGTCCGGATCCTCGGCGCCGCCGACCCCGTCGCCTGCCGCCCCCTCGACGGCGACGACGACCGCCGCTACTGGCCCGAGATGCTGGAGGACGGCAGCGCCGCCGGCATCTTCTGAACCGCCCAGAAGGCTCCGGCATGCGAAGAGGCCCCCTCCCGGAAGGGAAGGGGCCTCTCGCGTGTCGTCAGTCAGGGTGTCCGCGAGCCGGGACGCCGCCGCGCGGCGGCGTCCCGGGACGGGACGTCAGCGGTTGTACTGGCCGAAGTCGTACTCCTCCAGCGGCACGGCCTCGCCGGAGCCCTGCCCGAAGGCGTACTCGGCGCCGTCGTCGTAGGACCCGACGGAGTAGACCGCCGCCTTGGCCTCCTCGGTCGGCTCGACCCGGACGTTGCGGTACTGCGGCATGCCGGTACCGGCCGGGATGAGCTTACCGATGATGACGTTCTCCTTGAGGCCGAGCAGCGGGTCGCTCTTGGCGTGCATCGCGGCCTCGGTGAGCACCCGGGTCGTCTCCTGGAAGGACGCCGCCGACAGCCACGACTCGGTCGCGAGCGAGGCCTTGGTGATGCCCATCAGGACGGGGCGGCCGGCGGCGGGCGTGCCGCCCTCGGCCACGACGTTCCGGTTCGTCTCCTCGAAGATCGGACGCTCGACCAGGTCGCCCGGGAGCAGCTCGGTGTCGCCCGACTCGAGGATGTTCACCCGCTTCAGCATCTGGCGGACGATGATCTCGATGTGCTTGTCGTGGATCGACACACCCTGCGACCGGTAGACCTCCTGGACCTCCTGGACCAGGTGGAGCTGCACGGCGCGCGGGCCGAGGATGCGCAGCACCTCGTGCGGGTTGATCGCACCCGCGATGAGCTGCTGGCCGACGCCCACGGACTCGCCCTCCTTGACCAGGAGGCGGGACCGCATCGGCACCGGGTAGGCGATCTCGTCGGAGCCGTCGTCGGGGACGACGACCACCTTGCGCGACTTCTCCGTCTCGTCGATCTTGACGCGGCCGGCGACCTCGCTGATCGGGGCCACACCCTTGGGGATGCGGGCCTCGAACAGCTCCTGCACACGCGGCAGACCGTGCGTGATGTCGCCACCGGCCACACCGCCGGTGTGGAAGGTGCGCATGGTCAGCTGCGTGCCGGGCTCACCGATGGACTGCGCGGCGATGATGCCGACGGCCTCGCCGACGTCCACCCGCTTGCCGGTGGCCAGCGAACGGCCGTAGCAGGCGGCGCAGACACCGATCTTGGCCTCGCAGACCAGGGCGCTGCGGGTCCGGACCTTGGTCACCCCGGCCTCGAACAGCCGGGTCACGACCGCGTCGGACAGGTCGGTGTCGGCGGGGTAGATGACCGTCCCGTCGACGACGACGTCCTCGGCGATGGTGCGGCCGGTCAGGCTCGTCTCCGTGGTCGGCAGCTTGATCAGGCTGCCGTCGCTCTGCCGCTCCACGATCTCGAACGGGATCGTGCGGTCGGTGCCGCAGTCCTCCTCGCGGACGATGACGTCCTGCGCGACGTCCACCAGGCGCCGGGTCAGGTAACCCGAGTCGGCGGTGCGCAGCGCGGTGTCGGCGAGGCCCTTGCGGGCGCCGTGCGTCGAGATGAAGTACTCGACGACCGACAGGCCCTCGCGGAAGGACGACTTGATCGGACGCGGGATGGTCTCGCCCTTGGGGTTGGAGACCAGGCCGCGCATGCCGGCGATCTGGCGGAGCTGCAGCGGGTTGCCGCGGGCGCCCGACTGGATCATCATCCAGATCGGGTTGGCCTTCGGGAACGCCTTCTCCATGTCCACCGCGACGTCCGCGGTGGCCTTGTTCCAGATGTCGATGAGCTCCTGCTTGCGCTCATCGTCGGTGATCAGGCCGCGGTTGTACTCCCGCTGCACCTTGTCGGCCTGCTGCTCGTAGCCGGCCAGGATGTCCTGCTTGTTCGGCGGCGTGATGACGTCGTCGATCGCGATCGTGACGCCGGACCGGGTCGCCCAGTGGAAGCCGGTGCTCTTCAGCGCGTCGAGCGCGTTGGCGACGGCGACCTTCGGGTACGTCTCGGCCAGCTCGTTGACGATCGCCGAGAGCTGCTTCTTGCCGATCTCGTCGTCCACGAACGGGAAGTCGTCCGGCAGCGTCTCGTTGAACATGGCGCGGCCGAGCGTGGTCTCCATCCGGTACGGCCGACCCGGCTCGTAGCCCTCCGGCGCGATCCAGTCGCGCGGCGGCGGGACGTCCTTCAGCCGGATGCTGATCTTGGCCTGGAGGTCGAGCTCGCCCCGGTCGTAGGCCATGATCGCCTCGGCGGCCGAGCCGAACGCGCGGCCCTCGCCGGCGGCGCCGTCCTTCTGCGTCGTCAGCCAGTACAGGCCGATGACCATGTCCTGGGTGGGCATGGTGACGGGCTTGCCGTCCGACGGCTTCAGGATGTTGTTGGTCGACAGCATCAGGATCCGCGCCTCGGCCTGCGCCTCGGCGGACAGCGGCAGGTGCACCGCCATCTGGTCGCCGTCGAAGTCCGCGTTGAACGCGGTGCAGACCAGCGGGTGGATCTGGATGGCCTTGCCCTCGACCAGCTGCGGCTCGAACGCCTGGATGCCGAGCCGGTGCAGCGTCGGAGCGCGGTTCAGCAGCACCGGGTGCTCGGTGATGACCTCTTCCAGCACGTCCCACACGACCGGGCGCGCGCGCTCGACCATCCGCTTGGCGGACTTGATGTTCTGCGCGTGGTTGAGGTCGACCAGCCGCTTCATGACGAACGGCTTGAACAGCTCCAGCGCCATCTGCTTGGGCAGGCCGCACTGGTGCAGCTTCAGCTGCGGGCCGACGACGATGACCGAACGGCCGGAGTAGTCGACGCGCTTGCCCAGCAGGTTCTGCCGGAACCGGCCCTGCTTGCCCTTGAGCATGTCGGACAGCGACTTCAGCGGACGGTTGCCCGGCCCGGTGACCGGGCGGCCGCGGCGGCCGTTGTCGAACAGCGCGTCGACGGCCTCCTGCAGCATCCGCTTCTCGTTGTTGACGATGATCTCGGGCGCGCCCAGGTCGAGCAGGCGCTTGAGCCGGTTGTTGCGGTTGATGACCCGGCGGTACAGGTCGTTCAGGTCGGACGTGGCGAACCGGCCGCCGTCGAGCTGCACCATGGGGCGCAGGTCCGGCGGGATGACCGGGATGCAGTCCAGCACCATGCCGAGCGGGCTGTTGCGGGTGTTGAGGAACGCCGAGACGACCTTCAGCCGCTTCAGGGCGCGGGCCTTCTTCTGGCCCTTGCCGGTGCGGATGATGTCGCGCAGCTTCTCGGCCTCGGCGTCGAGGTCGAAGTTCTGCAGCCGCGCCTGGATGGCCGCGGCGCCCATGCCGCCCTCGAAGTACTTGCCGAAGCGGTCGCGCATCTCGCGGTAGAGCAGCTCGTCGCCCTCCAGGTCCTGGACCTTGAGGTTCTTGAACCGGCTCCACACCTCGTCGAGGCGGTCGAGCTCGCGCTGCGCGCGGTCGCGCAGCTGCTTCATCTCCCGCTCGGCGCCGTCGCGCACCTTGCGCTTCTGGTCGGCCTTCGCGCCGGCCTCCTCCAGCTCCGCGAGGTCGCCCTCCAGCTTCTGCTGGCGGGCCTCGACCTGCGCGTCGCGGGCCTGCTCGATCTGCTGGCGCTCCACCGAGATGTGCGCCTCCAGCGTGGGCAGGTCGCGGTCGCGCCGCTCCGCGTCCACGCTGGTGATCATGTAGGCCGCGAAGTAGATGATCTTCTCGAGATCCTTCGGGGCCAGGTCCAGCAGGTAGCCGAGGCGCGACGGCACGCCCTTGAAGTACCAGATGTGCGTGACCGGCGCGGCCAGCTCGATGTGGCCCATCCGCTCGCGGCGCACCTTGGCGCGGGTCACCTCGACGCCGCAGCGCTCACAGATGATGCCCTTGAAGCGGACGCGCTTGTACTTGCCGCAGTAGCACTCCCAGTCCCGGGTCGGGCCGAAGATCTTCTCGCAGAAGAGCCCGTCCTTCTCCGGCTTGAGGGTCCGGTAGTTGATCGTCTCCGGCTTCTTCACCTCGCCGTGCGACCACTGGCGGATGTCGTCGGCGGTCGCCAGACCGATGCGAAGCTCGTCGAAGAAGTTGACGTCAAGCAACTGTTTTCCCCTTGGGTTCTCAGACCTCGTCGACGCTCATCGCGCCCTCGTTAGGACGGCGGGACAGGTCGATGCCGAGCTCCTCCGCGGCGCGGAAGACGTCCTCGTCGGTGTCGCGCATCTCGATGGACATGCCGTCGCTGGAGAGCACCTCGACGTTGAGGCACAGCGACTGCATCTCCTTGATGAGCACCTTGAAGGACTCGGGAATGCCGGGCTCGGGGATGTTCTCGCCCTTGACGATGGCCTCGTACACCTTCACGCGGCCGAGGACGTCGTCGGACTTGATGGTCAGCAGCTCCTGAAGCGCATAGGCGGCGCCGTACGCCTCCAGCGCCCACACCTCCATCTCACCGAAGCGCTGGCCGCCGAACTGGGCCTTACCGCCGAGCGGCTGCTGGGTGATCATGGAGTACGGGCCGGTCGAGCGCGCGTGGATCTTGTCGTCGACCAGGTGGAGCAGCTTGAGGATGTAGATGTAGCCGACCGAGATCGGGTCGCGGTAGGGCTCGCCCGTGCGGCCGTCGAACAGCCGTGCCTTGCCGCCCGGCTCCACCATGCGGTTGCCGTCGCGGTTGGGCAGCGTGCTGGCGATCAGACCGGTGACGTCGTCCTCGCGGGCGCCGTCGAACACCGGCGTTGCGGTGTTCGTCCACGGCGGCGCCTCGTCGGCGCCGATCTCCTTGAGCGCGCGCTTCCAGTCGGCGTCGTCGCCCTCGACCTTCCAGCCGCGGGAGGCGACCCAGCCGAGGTGGGTCTCCAGGACCTGGCCCACGTTCATGCGCCCGGGGACGCCCAGCGGGTTCAGGACGATGTCGACCGGGGTGCCGTCCTCCATGAACGGCATGTCCTCGACCGGGAGCACCTTGGAGATGACGCCCTTGTTGCCGTGCCGGCCGGCGAGCTTGTCACCGTCGGTGATCTTGCGCTTCTGCGCGACGTACACCCGGACCAGCTCGTTCACGCCGGGGGGCAGCTCGTCGCCGTCGTCGCGGGAGAACACCCGGACGCCGATGACCTTGCCCTGCTCGCCGTGCG
It encodes:
- a CDS encoding carboxymuconolactone decarboxylase family protein, which codes for MEPRLNLYGVAGMPKFMKYLQSAAKIVTDSGLPAATAHLVEIRASQINGCGFCVDMHTKEAAHHGESQLRINMVAAWREATVFTEAEKAALELTEEGTRIADGPGVSDQAWDNAAKHYDEDQLGALVALIAMINTWNRLNVITRQPAGDYVAGSFG
- a CDS encoding SUKH-4 family immunity protein encodes the protein MTHEQLLETFGADGALRLPESGVAHEPTRRWLADVGLPRNAADLLLDAASGLRTAGDVSPKPLPEGVRTMLVLGTVTEQGGTVLLDGTTGEVFECFLGISDPELLAPDLPSLVRLCAAATRMHRDEGEFARFAGRHGPAVAADLTRLLLRVIRETDPRLLDVSDRISAHWRVVAHISPLGRVAGPGEGLALDLPEGLLAEALDKDDHCLYDDADLPGTLTHEPTRRFLREHGLADMNYCMWDRPALTLADYLRSQRDDYPDYIADYFHGHFLDDGETLPDSVGDLVRLGWVGDGIDLVLDGATGRVLGWFVAEARPHPINADISTVAFAQWLIRQVQLLDPVHDLIQAEAALVANLVRILGAADPVACRPLDGDDDRRYWPEMLEDGSAAGIF
- a CDS encoding DNA-directed RNA polymerase subunit beta', whose amino-acid sequence is MLDVNFFDELRIGLATADDIRQWSHGEVKKPETINYRTLKPEKDGLFCEKIFGPTRDWECYCGKYKRVRFKGIICERCGVEVTRAKVRRERMGHIELAAPVTHIWYFKGVPSRLGYLLDLAPKDLEKIIYFAAYMITSVDAERRDRDLPTLEAHISVERQQIEQARDAQVEARQQKLEGDLAELEEAGAKADQKRKVRDGAEREMKQLRDRAQRELDRLDEVWSRFKNLKVQDLEGDELLYREMRDRFGKYFEGGMGAAAIQARLQNFDLDAEAEKLRDIIRTGKGQKKARALKRLKVVSAFLNTRNSPLGMVLDCIPVIPPDLRPMVQLDGGRFATSDLNDLYRRVINRNNRLKRLLDLGAPEIIVNNEKRMLQEAVDALFDNGRRGRPVTGPGNRPLKSLSDMLKGKQGRFRQNLLGKRVDYSGRSVIVVGPQLKLHQCGLPKQMALELFKPFVMKRLVDLNHAQNIKSAKRMVERARPVVWDVLEEVITEHPVLLNRAPTLHRLGIQAFEPQLVEGKAIQIHPLVCTAFNADFDGDQMAVHLPLSAEAQAEARILMLSTNNILKPSDGKPVTMPTQDMVIGLYWLTTQKDGAAGEGRAFGSAAEAIMAYDRGELDLQAKISIRLKDVPPPRDWIAPEGYEPGRPYRMETTLGRAMFNETLPDDFPFVDDEIGKKQLSAIVNELAETYPKVAVANALDALKSTGFHWATRSGVTIAIDDVITPPNKQDILAGYEQQADKVQREYNRGLITDDERKQELIDIWNKATADVAVDMEKAFPKANPIWMMIQSGARGNPLQLRQIAGMRGLVSNPKGETIPRPIKSSFREGLSVVEYFISTHGARKGLADTALRTADSGYLTRRLVDVAQDVIVREEDCGTDRTIPFEIVERQSDGSLIKLPTTETSLTGRTIAEDVVVDGTVIYPADTDLSDAVVTRLFEAGVTKVRTRSALVCEAKIGVCAACYGRSLATGKRVDVGEAVGIIAAQSIGEPGTQLTMRTFHTGGVAGGDITHGLPRVQELFEARIPKGVAPISEVAGRVKIDETEKSRKVVVVPDDGSDEIAYPVPMRSRLLVKEGESVGVGQQLIAGAINPHEVLRILGPRAVQLHLVQEVQEVYRSQGVSIHDKHIEIIVRQMLKRVNILESGDTELLPGDLVERPIFEETNRNVVAEGGTPAAGRPVLMGITKASLATESWLSAASFQETTRVLTEAAMHAKSDPLLGLKENVIIGKLIPAGTGMPQYRNVRVEPTEEAKAAVYSVGSYDDGAEYAFGQGSGEAVPLEEYDFGQYNR